A portion of the bacterium Unc6 genome contains these proteins:
- a CDS encoding rod shape-determining protein (functions in MreBCD complex in some organisms), translating to MKKILQNIKSWVGRFAGFLSTDIGIDLGTSNTLVYVKGRGILVAEPSVIALDKETNTVLAVGEEAKRMLGKTPGNIIATRPMKDGVIADFQVSEAMLRYFIKRVHKSGIFVHPRIVIAVPSCITEVERRAVTDSTLHAGARAVYLVEEPMAAAIGAGLPVQEPAGNMIVDIGGGTTEIAVISLAGIVFTKSLRIGGDEMDDAIIQHLKKTYNLLIGERTAERIKIEIGSAFPIENEMTMEVKGRDLAVGLPKAITISSKEVRQALSEPISSIIEIIRIALERTPPELSSDLVERGIVMAGGGALLRGIDKLISEETGLPVHIAEDPLSVVALGTGKILESPYLKKVTVSARLES from the coding sequence ATGAAAAAAATATTACAAAACATTAAAAGTTGGGTCGGAAGATTCGCTGGGTTTTTATCAACAGATATAGGGATTGACCTTGGGACATCAAACACACTTGTCTATGTTAAAGGGAGGGGGATATTAGTAGCAGAGCCATCGGTCATTGCCCTTGACAAGGAGACAAATACTGTTCTTGCAGTAGGCGAAGAGGCAAAAAGGATGCTTGGAAAAACCCCGGGCAATATTATTGCAACCCGTCCTATGAAGGATGGTGTAATAGCAGATTTTCAGGTTTCTGAGGCAATGTTAAGATATTTTATAAAGAGGGTTCATAAGAGTGGAATATTTGTTCATCCGAGGATTGTGATTGCGGTTCCATCCTGTATTACAGAGGTTGAACGAAGGGCAGTTACAGACTCTACGCTTCATGCAGGGGCAAGAGCAGTATATCTTGTAGAAGAGCCGATGGCAGCAGCAATAGGAGCAGGATTGCCTGTGCAGGAGCCAGCAGGAAATATGATTGTTGATATAGGTGGGGGGACAACCGAGATTGCAGTTATATCTCTTGCGGGTATTGTTTTTACAAAAAGCCTCAGGATTGGCGGAGATGAGATGGATGATGCTATTATCCAGCATCTGAAGAAAACATATAACCTTTTGATAGGTGAAAGAACAGCAGAACGGATAAAAATAGAGATAGGCTCGGCATTCCCCATTGAAAATGAAATGACGATGGAGGTAAAAGGAAGGGACCTTGCTGTGGGATTGCCAAAAGCCATCACAATATCATCTAAAGAAGTAAGACAGGCACTTTCCGAGCCCATATCTTCAATTATTGAAATTATAAGGATTGCGCTTGAAAGAACACCTCCTGAGCTTTCTTCAGACCTTGTTGAAAGAGGGATTGTTATGGCAGGAGGAGGCGCCCTTTTAAGAGGGATTGATAAACTTATTTCAGAAGAAACAGGACTTCCTGTTCATATTGCGGAGGACCCGTTAAGTGTAGTAGCGTTGGGTACAGGAAAAATATTAGAATCTCCTTACTTAAAAAAGGTAACAGTAAGTGCCCGCCTTGAAAGTTAA